A genomic region of Papaver somniferum cultivar HN1 chromosome 7, ASM357369v1, whole genome shotgun sequence contains the following coding sequences:
- the LOC113294535 gene encoding uncharacterized protein LOC113294535 produces MEDPLLNIISVYDASDPFGYDQFWQEVKDIRILFQNPWRRSGRAEWSCSLVVAAATATAAAQATAATAAQVAAVAREEKQQPCSCRSSAQKEGSSTVVQQQKCNSRGNRNAVEENVEKQQSCKAWKKQSRRRSGRAEWSCSLVVAAATATAAAQATAATAAQVAAVAREEKQQPCSCRSSAQKEGSSTVVQQQKCNSRGNRNAVEENVEKQQSCKAWKKQSRQKQNKA; encoded by the exons ATGGAAGATCCTTTATTGAATATTATTTCGGTTTATGACGCTTCTGACCCTTTTGGTTATGACCAATTTTGGCAGGAGGTTAAGGATATTAGAATTCTATTTCAAAATCCTTG gagaagaagtggcagggcagaGTGGAGTTGCAGCTTGGtagtggcagcagcaacagcaactgcagcagcaCAAGCAACAGCAGCCACAGCAGCACAAGTAGCAGCAGTTGCAAGGGAAGAAAAGCAGCAACCCTGCAGctgcagaagcagtgcacagaaaGAAGGCAGCAGCACTGTAGTGCAGCAGCAGAAGTGCAACAGTAGGGGAAACAGAAATGCAGTAGAAGAAAATGtagaaaagcaacagagttgcaaggCATGGAAGAAACAATCaag gagaagaagtggcagggcagaGTGGAGTTGCAGCTTGGtagtggcagcagcaacagcaactgcagcagcaCAAGCAACAGCAGCCACAGCAGCACAAGTAGCAGCAGTTGCAAGGGAAGAAAAGCAGCAACCCTGCAGctgcagaagcagtgcacagaaaGAAGGCAGCAGCACTGTAGTGCAGCAGCAGAAGTGCAACAGTAGGGGAAACAGAAATGCAGTAGAAGAAAATGtagaaaagcaacagagttgcaaggCATGGAAGAAACAATCaaggcaaaaacaaaacaaagcatGA
- the LOC113297016 gene encoding putative HVA22-like protein g — translation MMGSFLTRGLIMAFGYAYPAYECYKVVEKNKPEIEQLRFWCQYWILAAMLTIFERLADIFVSWVPMYCEAKFALFIYLWYPKTKGATYVYDSFFRPYIAQHEKEIDRNLLELKTSAGDLAIHYGQTAVAYGQTRFFEIMHYIASQTTSRPRLSQQQQAIEVHEPPPYVRPRVPATPAAQQPSRTSSTGMAPQTSSTGAAEYQQETAVHAHSTLDALLARESTDMEAETSKNEPVPSAATYENSNETQEDIFMDEAIQETRARLRNTGIRQ, via the coding sequence ATGATGGGATCATTTCTGACCAGAGGGCTCATTATGGCTTTTGGATACGCATATCCAGCTTATGAGTGCTATAAAGTCGTAGAAAAGAACAAACCAGAGATTGAGCAACTTCGATTTTGGTGCCAATACTGGATCTTAGCCGCAATGCTTACCATTTTTGAAAGGTTAGCAGACATTTTCGTCTCATGGGTGCCAATGTACTGTGAAGCCAAGTTCGCCTTGTTCATATATTTGTGGTATCCTAAAACGAAGGGAGCAACgtatgtttatgattcttttttTCGCCCATATATTGCACAGCATGAGAAGGAAATTGATCGCAACCTACTGGAGCTAAAGACTAGTGCCGGAGACTTGGCAATTCATTATGGCCAAACGGCTGTGGCCTATGGCCAGACAAGATTTTTTGAGATTATGCATTATATTGCTTCACAGACAACCTCTAGACCTCGTCTATCGCAGCAACAACAGGCTATAGAGGTTCATGAACCTCCTCCCTATGTAAGACCTCGGGTACCAGCTACCCCCGCTGCACAACAGCCGTCACGTACTTCCAGTACAGGTATGGCGCCTCAGACATCCAGTACTGGTGCGGCTGAATATCAACAGGAGACAGCCGTCCATGCACATTCAACACTTGATGCTCTACTTGCCCGTGAGTCTACTGACATGGAAGCAGAAACAAGTAAGAACGAACCAGTTCCATCAGCGGCAACTTATGAAAATTCAAACGAAACTCAGGAAGACATATTCATGGATGAAGCCATTCAAGAGACACGTGCCAGGTTGAGGAATACCGGAATCCGACAATAA